Below is a genomic region from Synechococcales cyanobacterium T60_A2020_003.
AACTTGCTCTTTTTTGATTCTGATACCCCGTCCGCTTGCGGCGGGGTAGTTCATTGATGGTGGTTAACCCTTCGTTGATGAGAGCAACATTCTCCGAGTCTTTGGGAATCGCAATTCCATAAAATTCTTCGGTCAAAAGCTCACCCGTTACCTTGAGTCCAGTCAGCCCTCCTTCCTTAATCGCGTAGAGGGTTACAGGGGCATCGTTGATAACCGCATCCACATTGCCGTTGGAGAGTTCTTGCAGGGCGAGGGGCGCAGAGTCAAAGGTTCGGACTTCGGCTCCCGGAATCTCATTCGCCTTCGAGGCTCCAGTGGTGCCAATTTGAGCCGCAATCCGCTTCCCTTCCAAGCTTTCGAGAGAGGTCACATCCGTTGTCGAGTCTTGGACGGCGATCGCCAATCCAGCCTTAAAGTAGGGACGCGAGAAGGAAACGGTTTCCGCCCGCTCAGGGGTAATCGTCATGGCGCTAATGGCTGCGTCAATCGTCCCGGCCTGGAGGGCTGGGATAATGCCGTCAAAGGGCAAGCTTTCAAATTCGACGGTAAACCCCGCTGCCTCGCCAATTGCATTCATCAGATCAATATCAAATCCTTCGAGGGAGCCGTCGAACGCTTGGGACTCAAAGGGCGGAAAGGCAGGTTCCGTGGCGACAACCAGGGTCGTGTCCCCTGTAGCGGTATCTGTTGTGACCGTGGTGCTTTCTGTAGACGGCGCACCCCCACAAGCTCCCAAGACCAACGCACCAACAACACCCAAGGTCCCAGGTAGCCATTGTCGAATCAGTTGCGATCGCGTAAACAAAGTCATTCGATTAAAATCACTCCTCAATGAGTATCAATAATGATAGTCCCCCAATTGCTCGAAGTGCTGAGTAGGCAATCGGGGAGAGCATCAAGAGCAAATCGTTCAGGCATAGCTTTGATAGGAACGATCAGTGAACGAAATCATACCTCCAACATACCTGCAACCTCGAGATTAAACTGTATCCAGATGTATGTTCTAGGAACTTTTTCGCCAAATCAGGTAAGCTTGACGCATTCAGAATTGAGCAGAGCGATCGCCCCTTTCGGCTTCACCTGCCTCGGATTACCGATTAAAACAGCGCATTATGGAATCCTCCAGTCCGATTATCGTGTTTGAAAACCTTCAGAAAAACTTTGGGGAGCTGCAAGTCCTTAAGGGCATCAGCGGTTACATCAACTCCGGAGAAGTGATTGCCATTATTGGATCCTCCGGCTGTGGCAAAAGTACGCTGCTGCGCTGCTTCAACCGCTTGGAGAAAATTAACGGTGGACGTCTGATTGTCGATGGGATTGACCTATCCCACCCCAAATTACCCGACACAACGCTGCGAAAGCTACGGGCAGAAGTGGGCATGGTGTTTCAGCAGTTCAATCTGTTTCCCCACATGACTGTGGTTCAGAATCTAACCCTCGCACCCCGCAAAGTGCAGAACGTTCCTGACCGCGAGGCCACCGATCGGGCACGGTTTTATCTTGAAAAAGTAGGGCTATCCGAAAAGGCCGAGAGTTATCCAGAGCAGCTTTCGGGAGGACAAAAGCAGCGGGTGGCGATCGCTCGTTCCCTCTGCATGACGCCGAAAGTGATGCTGTTTGACGAACCGACGAGCGCCCTCGATCCCGAATTGGTGGGCGAAGTGCTGATGGTGATGCAGCAGTTGGCGGAAGAAGGCATGACGATGGCGATCGTGACCCACGAAATGCAGTTTGCGCGGGAAGTTGCCCATCGCGTACTGTTTCTAAACCAGGGCTATGTGGAAGAGACAGGCTCTGCCCGTGAAGTGTTGACCCATCCCCAGAGCGATCGCCTCAAAGCCTTCCTCAGCCGCATGAGTTTTGCCGCCGCCTAAGCCAGCCCCCTAGCCCCCTACTCTACGGGTTCAGCATCTGGAGCAATATCCGGTGAAACGCCGCCATTGGGTTCGGGGAGCGTCAGATCCGGTGGCGGAATGGATTCCTCAACGGTTCGGATGATGGGTGGAGATCCTTCGTCCGGTTGGAAAATGGCTCGCAGTGATTTCTCCAGCGTTTCTGCCATCACAATGCGGTTTTCATACACCACAATCACCCGCGCCAGCGTGGGCAATCGATTTTGCTCCGCCTCCAGGTACAGAGGCTCCACATACAGCAACGATTGCTCAATCGGAATCACCAACAGATTGCCCTGAATCGCCCGTGACCCCTGACGATTCCACAGGGAAATTTGCTCCGAAATACGCGGATCTTGGTTAATGCGGGCTTCAATCTGCTCTGGCCCAAATACCAACGTTTCCTTCGGAAAGCGATAGAGCAACATTCGGCCATAACGCAGTTCGCCACCACTGCCTGTAATCACGCTATCCGACCGAGCCGCCAACCAGGCAATCATGTTGTTGCGTTGGGAGGGCGTAAAAGGGCGCAGCAAGATGAATTCTTCCGATTTCTCTGTCGGTAGTTTCATAATCAGGTAGTAGGGTTCGACCTCCTGCTGCTCACTGCCGTAGATTTCATTGGGGGCACGCCACTGATCTTCCCGGTTGTAAAACACTTGCGGATCCGTCATGTGATAGATCATCAACTGCTGCGACTGCACCTGGAAAAAATCCTGAGGATAGCGAATGTGCGATCGCAGGGCAGGGGGCATTTCGCTCAGAGGCTTAAACGCGCCAGGAAATAACTCACTCCAAGCGTTGATCACCGGATCGGAATCATCCGCAATGTAAAACGTAACGCTGCCGTTGTAGGCATCCAGCACCACTTTGATCGAGTTGCGAATGTAGTTGAAGTCGCTCGCCAAAGGATCGGAGTAGGGGTAGCGATCGCTCGTAGTATAGGCATCCAGCACCCAGTAGAGATAATTTTGATCCGCTGCATTGTGCCCTGTATCTGCAACGACCAAATAGGGATCATGGTCATACCGGAGAAACGGGGCAATAGTGCGGATGCGGTCTTGAATCGTCCGGCGAAAGAGAACCCGCGTGTCCGGCGTAAAGGTATCGGTCAGCATCATTTTCCAATCCCGGAGGTATCGGGCAAACACAATCCGTCGCCAGAACGAGCCGATTTGGATCCCTCCCGAACCACTGTAGGTGTTGTAAACGTTATCGCTACCGCTGGGAAAATCTAGCTCTGGCTGGGTTGTTTTCACCATGACGTAGGTGTTGCTAAGTTCGCCATAGTAGAGGCGCGGCTCACCAATGGGAATACTGCGAGCCACCACCTCATCCGCCGGATTTGGCCCAATGTCTTTAATGAGATAGTCCGGTAGCCCTCCCGTAGCGGCTCGATTCACCGGACTAACCGTGAACCCATAGCCGTGAGTGTAGATTAAGTGTTCGTTGACCCAGGTTTGGGCATCAGTGGGTACCGCCGAATAATCCAGTTCCCGCGCCGCAATCAGGACTTGCTGTTGTTCAGTGGTGCCGTCATCTTGGATGAGCGTGTAGCGATCGATGTCGGCCTCTGGAAAGCGGTAATAGGGACGAAACTGCTGGAGCTGACGGTTTGTTTCCAGCAAGGGGCGCGTATCCCACAATCGAATATTCTTAACCGTCAGATCGTTATCCAGTAAGCTCTGGTAGGTGAGATTGCTCTGGGGAACGAAGGGTTCGGTATCAATGGCATCTAGCTTGAAGGCATTGCGGGTAAAGGCGATCGTGCGTTCTAAAAATGGGCGTTCTAGCGTCAATTCATTTGGCTGAACCACCAAGCGTTGTACGCTATAGGGCAGCACCGCAGTCCCTAAAACCAACGCCCAGAATCCGCCAAAGGTAATCAGGATCAGATGCCACGACGTAAGTTTGGAGGAAAGAGGACGCACGATGTGAGTGCGCCGGAGGGGGGTGCGCTTTTTCTCAGACGTTAGCCAACCATAGAGCAAAAACAGAATCGCTAGCGCCAATCCTCCCCAGGCAAAGAGGGTGTACATCGGCAACCGCACATAAACATCGGTGTAGCCTGCCCCAAAGGTTACCCCGTCCGATTGAAAGAGGAGTTGATAGCGTTTGAGCCAATAGCTCCAGGCGATCGCCCCCATCCACAAGCCTAAAAGATGACAGAGGTTTCGCTGTTGCGGGAGACTAAAGCCCGGAAATCGTCCATTGCTGAGGCTATTGCCGGACAGAAGATAAATCAGCACATTAGTCACTAAGGCTAGCGTTGTAATTCCTAGTGCCACCGACCCCAACAGCTCTAATAAGGGCAACCGGAAGACGTAAAAGCTAATGTTGTTGCCGAATAGCGGATCGGCCTTTTGAAAGGTTTGTGAGGTAAAGGCAATCAGCACCCGACTCCAGTATTCCGAAGAAATGGTCGCCAAGCTAATGCTGGTAAAAATCGCAATGCCGTGCAGCACAATCCAGGGAAAGAAGACGATCGCCCCACTTAGCCCTGCAATCCCCAGCCAAAACCAGGGCTTAATCCCAAAGGTTTGCAAGGTTTGACCCACCGCATCGATACTAAAGCGCACCGGAATTCTGGTTTGCTCATCGGTCACGCTCAGATTCATGGTCCAGTGCTCGATGGCGATCCGCCCGTGGTAGAGCAGCATCGTCCCAATTCCGACGCACAGCACGGTCGTCAGGGCCATTAGGGGCAAAAAGCGCATTGATCCGGGATAACGTCGCCAGGACTTTGACGAACTCGATAAAAGGGTGGACTCTGGTTTGGAAATATCGGGGGGATGAGCCGTTTGACGGGCGATCGCCAAATGTCGCCAGAGAAACCCGACGCTAATCCCAAACGTGAGTCCCCCCAAGAGTCCAATCGAAAGAAGCCGTGCTGCAAAAAAGGGGAGATACTGAACTTCCTGAAACCAGAGTCCTTCTGCAATCAGGATAATCATAAAATCCGTGAGGAAAACAGCCACAATCGCAATAACCAGCCACTTCAGGACATTAATCCTGAATTTGCGAGGTGTACGGTACTGAACAGAATACTTTTCACTCAGCATAACCAAACGACCGTTGTGGCGATTCTCCAAAGGCGGCACAAGCGTGCTCTGCTATCCAGCATACTTCGCCCTTAAAAAAGGCGCATTCTCTGTAACGAATGCGCCAAGGTCTAATTCAGAGTCTTTCACCTCAGGTCATGAGCAAGAGGCTATGTCTAAGGTTGTTTGCTAAACCGATTGGTTAGACACGGGTTCCAAATTGAACAGTACTTGCAGCGTTTGCATGGCTTGGCGACGGGCTTCAATATCTTGCTGTGCCCGCAGTTGCACCATCGGATCGTGCAGAATCTTGTTTACAATTCCGCGAGTGAGGGCTTCGATAATATCCTGATGCTTCTCACCAAACTCTGAACCCAAACGAGATAGGGCTTTTTCCAGCTCTTGTTCCCGAATGCTTTCAATTTTGTCTCGGAGACTGCTAATGGTGGATACCGTTTCGAGCGATCGCCACCAGGTCAAAAAGGCATCCACCTCTTCATCCAGAAGCACTTCCGCTTCCATGGCCATCTTGCGACGGCTCTCCTGGTTTTGGGCGACGACGGCTTTCAGGTCATCGACGTTAAACGTGTGAACCTGATGCAGTTCGTTCACGTCGGCGTCAACATTGCGGGGAACCGAGATATCAAACAGCATGAGCGATCGCCCTGCGGGTAGAATCGCCTCCACCCGTGCCCGGTTGATCAACGGCTCCGTAGATGCGGTCGCCGTAAAGGCCAAATCCGATGAGGCCAACACCGCATCCATATCGGCTAGAGTGTGCAGCTTTAGATCTGCATCTTTAAACTCTTTCGCCAGTTCTTCCGCACCCCGTAGGGAACGATTCACCACTGCAATATGGTTCGCTCCCTTAGATAGCAGGTGCTTCACCACCAGGCGAGACATCTTTCCGGCTCCGATCACGGCAATGCGGCGATCGTTCAGATCCTCCACCTTCATTTGCGCCAGTTCAACCGCCGCCGAACTAATGGATACGGCTCCCGTCCCAATGCTGGTTTCGGTGCGCACTCGCTTCCCTGCGGTAATCGCCTGTTTCAGCAGCTTATTCAAAATGCGTCCCGCACTGTTGTAATCCTGAGCCAGCTTATGGGTGTGCTTCACCTGAGACAAAATTTGCCCTTCCCCAAGCACTAAGCTGTCCAATCCAGCCGCTACGCGCATCAAATGCATCGCCGCATCTTGGTGCAACAGGATGAAAAGATGTTCGCGCAGATGGTGCATTGGAATCTTGCCGTAATCGGCTAAAAATTGTCCGACTTCGCGCACGCCCGGTTGAGCTTCGGTAGCCACAAAGTAAATCTCTAAACGGTTACAGGTGCTGAGAATCGCTACCTCTTCCACATGCGGATAGCTCAAAAGCTGAGCGACTACATTTTCTGCTTCGGCAGTGGGGATACTAAGTTTCTCACGGATTTCCACTGGAGCAGTTTTGTGGCTTAGACCCACAACGGCAATATTCATCGTTCCTCCCAAGTAGTTGTCACCAGTCCCGCTATGTCAATGGGCGCAGGTACAGTTTGTGATTAACTTTTCGTAATAAATTTTTGCTGAATCATTAAGTTCAACAATCAATCAAAAGTTTATCAAGTTGGGGGAACCGAAACCTATGAATTTGCGCCAATTCAGCCTGTGTTGACATAAATTTTTATGAACGATGGCGATCGCTCATTATCAAGATTGGGTTCACTCGATGTTTACAAAACCCGGATTCCAAATTTTGGTACGTAGCGGTTACGAATTTTATCTATAGATGGACGCACTAGTGAGGATCAGCGTAGGTTTTTGCGGATCGAGGTGAGGTTCAGATCGCTAAAATTGGTCGCGAAGGCCACATTCATATTTTCCAAAGACTTCACAAACCAGAGAATGTCATTCAAGGTTTGCGCTTCATAGTGGTTAAACAGGATAGAGAACCGTCTTTCCAAGTGAGGTTTGACCTTTTGGGACAGCATGGCAATCTTGAGGAGAAGCCCCATTGTCTGTGCTGGCCCCAGATTACTAATCAGGTCAATAAAGATATAGTGGCTGGGCTGTTGCGGACTGTCCACCACCAAAAAATTGAACAACTGGCTACAGGTACGAACCAGCAAGAAGTCATCCAGTTGACGGGACTCGCTGTCTGGAAAGATACTTTGGAGCCGCTGATGAAGGCGCTGATTAAACTGCCGACGACCGTACTCTGGCTCAATCGTAGAGGTCAGATACTCATACAAATCATCTTTGAAGGCTTTGTAGGATGACACATCCCTAATGTGACTTAGGAAGCTTTGCGCTAAGTCGCGGTAGGTGTAAGCACCATGGACGTTGCCGACAAAGTGCCGAACCGCCATATACAGTTCTCGGTCGGTCAGGAGGGTCGGGTTTTGGCTGGTTTGAATAATCTGGGATGCTCGGGTTTGCGACGTTTGCGCCGCAATTTGGGCACGGCTAACCAGTTGGGTCATGTATTGAACTAAGTTGGTCTCAAGCTGAGCCTGCCGCTGACTTTGGATGTATCGAATGGTTTGCTGATGCTCGAAGGAACTGTTCTGACTCAGCAAGTTATGGGAGTACAGATACGGATAGCGAATAATCATTTGCCCCAAGGGAGGATTGTCACGATTTGGATTGCCCATCAACACCCGGGCAATACGCTGGAGCGTCAGAAATTCTTCAGTGTCTCGAAACGCTTGAACCAAATTATGCAATCGGCGCTGTCCTGATGGTCGGAATCGAGAGGATTGTGCAGGTGCAGCGGGTGTTTCTTCGATCAGTTCAATGAGATCAATAATGGCGTCTTGCTGTCCCGGCATCATTTGCCATCGGTTGATCAAAATGTGACAGCAGCGATTCAAAATAAACTTAAACTCTCGCTCAGCACTTGCAGATCCAACGATCCGATCAAGCGCTTGGGCAACCGAGTCATCCGCATAATCCCGCCCAACGAAAAAGAGCTGCCGAAAACGACTGATTAATTCTTCCGGGGATTCTTGCTGCACCCAAAGCAAGAAGTGATCATACAAAATTTGATCATCGCTGCGATGCCCTTGATAGCTGAGTCGGGAAGCAGACGCCGAATTTTGCGTTTGCAAACTCTTAGCATTGGCATTGGTAAGATAAGGCTGAGTCTGGATAACGGTGGCTTCGGGGTCATCCATAGTTGGAGGCATATAGGCTTGAATCACCGTTGCCTCAGACTGGATTATCTGGGGGGAAGTTTGAATGATCGTTGCCTCAGATGCAATCTGGCGAACGTAGGGTTGGGGAATGGCAGACGCACTGGTACTCGCATCTAGACGTTTACACGCGGCAAAAAATTGCTGCTCAAGCCGTCCGAGCGATTTTCCCTCAATCCAGGCGATCGCCTGCTGCAAGGCATCCCCTGTAAGCAAGAAAGACTCATCGCCCTTTGAGGCGGCCCAATCCATGAGTGCGGTGTGGTACGGACATAAATGGTTTAGCTCACTATCCACCCACTGTTGGTTATAAATCGCAACGTATAGAGGATTCGCTGGCTGCAAAACGGATTGGGCGTTTCCGTTGCCTCGCTGTTGAGTCGCAATCCCGGCAAGCAGCAGTTCTCGATGATCAGGATTAGCGGGGTCAAAGGGAATGTGCCCGCGTTGCAGGAGCGTCCGGTAACTAGAAAGCAAGCGGCGTGGACTTTCTCCGAGCAGTAAGCGACCGCTAACGTTTTGCAGATGGGTTAGCTCGGCTGGGTTTTCCCAATTCCCAAAGAGGTGCGATCGCACCAATTCACCAATAAAAACGGCCTCAGCTCCCGCTGGTACAAATTCTGTAGACGCTTGTGCCAGCTCACATAACCGTTGCGTCCACAGGGGATGCCCATGGGTCCATGCCAGAATCTCGCGCATTAGCCTCTGGGGGTTGCCGATATTGTGCTCAAATCCACGAATGAGGGGCAGACACTCATGGAGTTGAAAGCCCTGGATCGGGATAGATCTGCCGATGATGAAGGGCGATCGCTGCTCATCGCGAATGAGTTGATTCGGTGTTGCAATCCCCAACACAACAACGTGAAGCTTTTGAGCCTCTGGAGCTTCCTGGTAGTGCTGATAATGGGCACGAATCTCAGCAAAAAAGTCATCTAAGCGCACCGGAAGGTTTAGAACTCCCTCAATCTGATCCATAAACAGGATGAGGGAGCCTTGAATCGCAGGTAACGCGACTTGTTCAATAAATTGGAAAAATCGCTGGACTGGAAACAGCGCTTTGCGATCGCTCCACCACTGGGGTAAGTTGACCGTGGGTAGAAGCTTCAGATCTGCAGCAATGCTCTGGGTGAGGCGCGCATACCACTGATCCGCCGTCGTCACCT
It encodes:
- a CDS encoding UPF0182 family protein, coding for MLSEKYSVQYRTPRKFRINVLKWLVIAIVAVFLTDFMIILIAEGLWFQEVQYLPFFAARLLSIGLLGGLTFGISVGFLWRHLAIARQTAHPPDISKPESTLLSSSSKSWRRYPGSMRFLPLMALTTVLCVGIGTMLLYHGRIAIEHWTMNLSVTDEQTRIPVRFSIDAVGQTLQTFGIKPWFWLGIAGLSGAIVFFPWIVLHGIAIFTSISLATISSEYWSRVLIAFTSQTFQKADPLFGNNISFYVFRLPLLELLGSVALGITTLALVTNVLIYLLSGNSLSNGRFPGFSLPQQRNLCHLLGLWMGAIAWSYWLKRYQLLFQSDGVTFGAGYTDVYVRLPMYTLFAWGGLALAILFLLYGWLTSEKKRTPLRRTHIVRPLSSKLTSWHLILITFGGFWALVLGTAVLPYSVQRLVVQPNELTLERPFLERTIAFTRNAFKLDAIDTEPFVPQSNLTYQSLLDNDLTVKNIRLWDTRPLLETNRQLQQFRPYYRFPEADIDRYTLIQDDGTTEQQQVLIAARELDYSAVPTDAQTWVNEHLIYTHGYGFTVSPVNRAATGGLPDYLIKDIGPNPADEVVARSIPIGEPRLYYGELSNTYVMVKTTQPELDFPSGSDNVYNTYSGSGGIQIGSFWRRIVFARYLRDWKMMLTDTFTPDTRVLFRRTIQDRIRTIAPFLRYDHDPYLVVADTGHNAADQNYLYWVLDAYTTSDRYPYSDPLASDFNYIRNSIKVVLDAYNGSVTFYIADDSDPVINAWSELFPGAFKPLSEMPPALRSHIRYPQDFFQVQSQQLMIYHMTDPQVFYNREDQWRAPNEIYGSEQQEVEPYYLIMKLPTEKSEEFILLRPFTPSQRNNMIAWLAARSDSVITGSGGELRYGRMLLYRFPKETLVFGPEQIEARINQDPRISEQISLWNRQGSRAIQGNLLVIPIEQSLLYVEPLYLEAEQNRLPTLARVIVVYENRIVMAETLEKSLRAIFQPDEGSPPIIRTVEESIPPPDLTLPEPNGGVSPDIAPDAEPVE
- a CDS encoding amino acid ABC transporter ATP-binding protein, encoding MESSSPIIVFENLQKNFGELQVLKGISGYINSGEVIAIIGSSGCGKSTLLRCFNRLEKINGGRLIVDGIDLSHPKLPDTTLRKLRAEVGMVFQQFNLFPHMTVVQNLTLAPRKVQNVPDREATDRARFYLEKVGLSEKAESYPEQLSGGQKQRVAIARSLCMTPKVMLFDEPTSALDPELVGEVLMVMQQLAEEGMTMAIVTHEMQFAREVAHRVLFLNQGYVEETGSAREVLTHPQSDRLKAFLSRMSFAAA
- a CDS encoding basic amino acid ABC transporter substrate-binding protein: MTLFTRSQLIRQWLPGTLGVVGALVLGACGGAPSTESTTVTTDTATGDTTLVVATEPAFPPFESQAFDGSLEGFDIDLMNAIGEAAGFTVEFESLPFDGIIPALQAGTIDAAISAMTITPERAETVSFSRPYFKAGLAIAVQDSTTDVTSLESLEGKRIAAQIGTTGASKANEIPGAEVRTFDSAPLALQELSNGNVDAVINDAPVTLYAIKEGGLTGLKVTGELLTEEFYGIAIPKDSENVALINEGLTTINELPRRKRTGYQNQKRAS
- a CDS encoding glutamyl-tRNA reductase; protein product: MNIAVVGLSHKTAPVEIREKLSIPTAEAENVVAQLLSYPHVEEVAILSTCNRLEIYFVATEAQPGVREVGQFLADYGKIPMHHLREHLFILLHQDAAMHLMRVAAGLDSLVLGEGQILSQVKHTHKLAQDYNSAGRILNKLLKQAITAGKRVRTETSIGTGAVSISSAAVELAQMKVEDLNDRRIAVIGAGKMSRLVVKHLLSKGANHIAVVNRSLRGAEELAKEFKDADLKLHTLADMDAVLASSDLAFTATASTEPLINRARVEAILPAGRSLMLFDISVPRNVDADVNELHQVHTFNVDDLKAVVAQNQESRRKMAMEAEVLLDEEVDAFLTWWRSLETVSTISSLRDKIESIREQELEKALSRLGSEFGEKHQDIIEALTRGIVNKILHDPMVQLRAQQDIEARRQAMQTLQVLFNLEPVSNQSV
- a CDS encoding AAA-like domain-containing protein — protein: MTTPQSSTIPYQVGGVLQADSPTYVHRLADKELYEGLKIGQFCYVLGAQDTGKSSLREQTARRLQRIGYTCVAVDIRRISAQVTTADQWYARLTQSIAADLKLLPTVNLPQWWSDRKALFPVQRFFQFIEQVALPAIQGSLILFMDQIEGVLNLPVRLDDFFAEIRAHYQHYQEAPEAQKLHVVVLGIATPNQLIRDEQRSPFIIGRSIPIQGFQLHECLPLIRGFEHNIGNPQRLMREILAWTHGHPLWTQRLCELAQASTEFVPAGAEAVFIGELVRSHLFGNWENPAELTHLQNVSGRLLLGESPRRLLSSYRTLLQRGHIPFDPANPDHRELLLAGIATQQRGNGNAQSVLQPANPLYVAIYNQQWVDSELNHLCPYHTALMDWAASKGDESFLLTGDALQQAIAWIEGKSLGRLEQQFFAACKRLDASTSASAIPQPYVRQIASEATIIQTSPQIIQSEATVIQAYMPPTMDDPEATVIQTQPYLTNANAKSLQTQNSASASRLSYQGHRSDDQILYDHFLLWVQQESPEELISRFRQLFFVGRDYADDSVAQALDRIVGSASAEREFKFILNRCCHILINRWQMMPGQQDAIIDLIELIEETPAAPAQSSRFRPSGQRRLHNLVQAFRDTEEFLTLQRIARVLMGNPNRDNPPLGQMIIRYPYLYSHNLLSQNSSFEHQQTIRYIQSQRQAQLETNLVQYMTQLVSRAQIAAQTSQTRASQIIQTSQNPTLLTDRELYMAVRHFVGNVHGAYTYRDLAQSFLSHIRDVSSYKAFKDDLYEYLTSTIEPEYGRRQFNQRLHQRLQSIFPDSESRQLDDFLLVRTCSQLFNFLVVDSPQQPSHYIFIDLISNLGPAQTMGLLLKIAMLSQKVKPHLERRFSILFNHYEAQTLNDILWFVKSLENMNVAFATNFSDLNLTSIRKNLR